From Juglans regia cultivar Chandler chromosome 9, Walnut 2.0, whole genome shotgun sequence:
ATCTTTTCAGCAAAATGGTAAGCTCTCACAACCCTGTAATGGAACAAGGCTTCAACAGCTGCCAGGGCCATATTGAGAGGCAATGCCAGGGACAGCGCCGTTGAAGTTCTTCCTCGAATGAAAATGCAAGCCTTGAGAATTGCCATCCAACCCCCACATTGTTCCATCCCGGACACAACCAATGCCAAGTTGCATACAACGAGTGTGTTGGCAAGAACTATGGAATAGAGCACAGCTCCAACGGCTGACAGTAAGAGGAGGCAGTTGGGAGAAGAGAAGCCGAATCCTTCCACACAAATGAAAGCAAAGAAAAGGAGAGCAAAGACAGTTGCATTGGCGGAGAGGATCAAGAATGAGTTGCATAAATGGGTGAGAAGGAGTGGACTGTAAAGGTTTAGTACTGAAGAAAAGGAAGGTGTCAATGCtggtttgttttgtttgagagcTTGAATTATAGTCGCTTTTGTGATGAGGAGGAAGGTGAGGGTTAAAGGAAGTGCAAAGATGGAGGAAAAGATTGTTTGAGAAAGCTTAATGTTAAGAAGGCTGAAGAATTCTGAAGAGGGAGGAAAGCCTGCAGCATCAAAGAGAGCTCTCAGGCGGTTGTATATGGTTGGTATGAGGGATGAAGACGACGGGGAAAAAGCTTGCGAGAGGAGAACTGAAGCGGAGAAGGGGAAGGCAAGGAGAGAGCAGCGGTTGAGGTGAAGTATTGGTAGCTTTGGAGGAAGGTGTAgactgattttctgataatctTGCTTGTTTCTGCCATAGGAAATGTTGGTGTATGATATTCCATTGAGAAGGATAGGAGGATGATGAATTGGGTGTGTCTGCAATGGGCTGTATATTAGAGGAATTTGCAAGGCATTGGTGCTTCCTCCTCTTTTCCAATCTTTATTTTAATGGGTTTTtgttccctctctttctctgtctcAATGTTAGGTTAGAAGTTAGGGTTGGTACTTTGGATTAATGGATTAGCCAACAACCAAAAACTAACAACAATTGCAGAGATGGAGCTGTTTGGGCATTGTTTTTACCACTGAGTGTTTGGACTCATTGGGAGTTTGTCTTTGTGATCTTCACATTCCTACATATTAGTTGGCTGAAGGTGCATGAAAAAAGGAAACCTATATTTCAGGGAAGGCTTTGGCTTTAAGGCCTCGTtcggatagtgagatgaaatgagatgattttatatgaaagttgaataaaatattattagaatattattttttaatattattattattttgggatttgaaaaagttgaattgcttattatattttgtgtgaaaatttgaaaaacttgtagtgatgagatgagatgaaaccattttTATATGGGTCTAAGTCTCCATCTTGCTGATGCAAAGTGTATTTCCTATGGATTGCTTCTGACACACATTATTTTTGTAACCATTTTGCGTGAGGTGCCTTCTTTCCAAGTGTTCATGATATATGCTCAATCATGGGAAATTTCATGTGAGTTCTCTCTCGTCCCTTAAGAAAGAAGCatgattttaaaaagattttcaatattttgtttgcCTCAACATCAATATAATCAAGACATttagaaaattcatttttttaatcctgTTTCCTACCACGAATACAAGGaaataaatgttgttttctTCTTGAATTTCTAAGAATTTAGTACCTTGTAATTATCAtgtattattattgatttgttTGGTACTTGATCCTTTGTCAAGCTTGAAAGagaatttataaagaaaaaaacaaataaatggcACAGatcttaattagtaattattgaGAACAATATAGACAAATAAGTCAAATACTTTTTTACCAATGGCTAAGAGATAAGACATAattcaaattgtaaaaaatatttaaattaaaaaattatctacatCAATTGAAAAATCCAAACCGTCAATTTAACATCAAAATCACAATCATTCGAAAGGAGGAACTTCTAAAATTAATGTACCTTTCATATAGACTAAGTAATGCCaccattcattttattatatctagtattaaatgattaaaaaatatttattatatgtcacATATAgactaattatttaatataatattaaggtttcgtttggatattgagctgagttgagttctttatgaataacagtgagttgagatgatgaagtgagttttgtgagtcacctaagatgaatttagatgtatttatgaaaatttaaaaaaaagttatggatcctatgtgtaaagaggtgttgagttgaaaaaaattatagattctacatgtaaagaagttttgaattaagaagagtttaatgatttgagaattagatatttaaatattagattcagtttaaaattagactgaactgaattgaTCTCAGTTTAATCTAAATTTCAAATGGGATTAAAGAGATGTTAAAAGGGtgataattaaaaagttaataaatataaatttttcttatcacTAGTTCAACCAATAATCTTTGGTGAAGAGCCGAGCCAAGTTGAGCCAAGCCGATTAAAAACCAGAATGGAGTGGGTTGATGATTAGGAGGTACAACAACAAAGATGATGAGGTATAATGCCAGTCGGTACGAAGACTTCAAAACATGGCATCTCCTCCGTTCTTTGTTTTGGATGgaatctaaataataataataataataataataaaggatACTCTTATCTGCTTCAATAGGTAAAGTGTCACGTTGTACATTTGGTGACCTCctaactgaaaataaaaaataaaaaaataaatccgaATACAGcagaaaaattgaagaaaaaatctagatatttttcttaaaaggaAGTTGGAGTTACATAGGCTTGATTCCCCACATCTTTGTGAGatatgaaagtaaatattataagaaaaatgatatttatagtcataaaaTACGTAAGCgtcatatattctttttttaaaaaagtaaataatatagaatttatatgaaaaaattaaatttttaataataaacttcactCTCTTTTAAAATGAATGCACAGTACTTACATAACTtaattgtatttaacattactcttctcTTTGTACTTTCTATTCAACATCTGTAGTTTTTGTTGCTGAGTCGCCCCAAGTAGGCTTCTAACAGTTGCATGAAAGGTAATTTGAGCTTTATACATAATTTggttaagaataattttatttaaaagcgTTTACACCATATATCATTcacgtgatataatttgatttaaaagataaattttaaaatttaaatcttataaataaaattatgtcatgtaaataATGTATAAGATAAAGATCTTCAAATATCACTACTcattaggttgtgtttggatgttgaaatgagttaagttgagatgataaaatattgttagaatattattttttaatattattattattttagaatttgaaaaagttgaattatttattatattttgtattgaaattttaaaaagttgtaatgataagctAAGATGAGTTTAGGATCCAAACGAAGCTATAAGAATTCTATTTGTTAATTAACTCTTTTCTTTATCAAACTTGAAGgcaaatataaaagataaatgataattatagtCGTGAGTGAAtaagtatcgtataattattttgaaataaataaataaatatggaatctatataaaaaataataaattttattttttttcaaataactgcataatattatattctataattacatgtaatattactcaatataaaataagattccCATCCAACCCCGACATCGTGAAGATAAATAGACAATTAGGCAAAAAGAGGCTGTGAAGGGCCTATCTGCTGAACAGTAAGAGACAGAGATAGATAGACAGATgatggaaaataaaagagacaaCTAAAGAGAAtcatttattcattaataatgatattgaagaataataaatttgagaaaatgcACTTTCTAAAGTAATAACCCaatttaaactaataaatttaatatattacatcgatatcctttcttttttgtgtAACATCCAGAGTTTCAATTCTCGACTATTAAATGCtgtatgtataaaaataaataggtaCTTTGTAGTGTATTAAATTGAATATCAGAAGCAAATGATTAAAATCTCACATTATTTGAAAGCGGAACtttttataatgtaatattgataatttaatttttaggtcccattagattttatttttaaatccaaaaataaacgTAATTATGTATGTCGGTGTACCATAAGTCCCATTATATATACCCAACAATTATTGGCCGTTGGATTATGTAATGCTGTATGTAACGCCACTCATTTCACATTATTGATGTAACAAACATGCattaactgtaaaaaaaaaaaaaaaaggaaattacaaaataaaccCTAACCATCATACATATCTGCCAATATGTGGAAATCATTCTAATTTGAGCAACCGGAACTTTATAAGATCCTCTATGATTTTCTGAAATGCTATATGTTGGGTGGTGATGGGTGTGACGCCTCTAAATTCTGTTTGGGATCGGATGGATATGTGAAGCGTTAGGatatacaacacaaggttacttgctcccattcatgacaattaaaaatGTAATACACCTAGCATACAACTAAGAATATGTAATATTCATAATGGATAGACAAGCAACACAAGGGTTGATTAATGATgtcataaaatgaattttagggattaatagcatgtgaaagtgatttaatcaagagattaaatacaatgctagaaatcagatccAATAGGGTTTTGAAATCAAGTTTGGGGTTTGAGATAACTGTTTAGGATTTCAGTTTCATCCAActtttttgggatttcaattgatTCCAAATGTTTatggtttcactagggttgaaaccctctttcgTTAGTCATAAATTAGATGGTTTGATGGAATAGGGTTTTGGTTAgatggcatgatctcacacattgatttctttcatattttcatctcaaggttcatcttggtgccaagtgtccaatactattcgtcaagtgtggctaagatcttaccaagtatccaaataaaacttttaacctaatttggatatttcacTCTGTGATTTTGAAACCACTGCACTTGGTGCtactatcgaggttactattcactccgggaaaagtaaaaataaactttacactgcaaaatcctaaatatacaCACTAACCAAACTGTGCGATTCATTTATCGAAATTCATCTCCGAAGtgtctcaaaataaataaaacgaaTTTTGGAATAAGCGTTTCATCCGAAAACTAAAAATGAGTTTATTgctccataaaatcctaaataatcaactgagtctaataaCACAAACCATATCACATTCTGAACttttaactatctcaaataactAAAAATCTCGCTTTTGGCACAAATAGTGAGTTGTAACACTAACTATGCTAACATACTAAAACTTACGCGATTGGTCGATTAGTGAAAAATTACGGAGTTTTCATGAGATTCCTAAAGCGTATAGAAATTCTACCATTGAATTgctagtgggctgttacaatGGGCCTTTCTCAACCCCAAAAGTTGGCTCAAGAGGCGAGGCTTTCCCCATGAGGATTGTTGGACTGAGTTTTTGGTAAACTTGGGCTCTGATACTAGTGTTGGGTGGTTATGGACTTCTCTCAACTCCAAAAGCTAGTTCGAAAGGGGAGACTTTTCCTCAAACTTGTAAACTGACCACCAGCCCTTTCCATAACCGATGTGAGACAACTCTAACAATCTTCCCCTCACACATCGGGCCTTGAGTTGTAGCAACGACAACCCATTTCTCATACGGACTGTTGGGCAGAGACTGTTGGAAACGTTGGGCTCTGATGCTAGTGTTGAGTGGTCTTGGGCCTTCTCAACCCCAAAAACTAGCCAGGGGTAAGGCTTTCCCTTATACTTATAAACTGACCACCAACCATTTCCACAATCGATGTGAAACAACCCCAACCATACACACATGTTGcctttgattttaaatacaatAAAAGTCCACATGTAATAAATGTTTTAGATCGTAAAATTGTAGAGAAtttaggcctagtttggtttcacaatcattttaaactatttcattttatctcattttattttaacacctaaataccattcaaacacaaatattttttaatttttaatttttaattttcaactttttcatctaatcattatttaatcattacaactttctcaaacttccaaacaaaacacacaaaaataattcaacctttcaaatcccaaaacaaaaattatattaaaaaattatattctaaccctttttaaactttataattttcttattcaaaattttctctatacttacccaaaatctcataaaaatcttaactcaaaccattttactactattaacaaattattttactaccatctatagatttttcatctcatctccatAACCAAAGGAGACcttaatctatatattttccttcatATTATGATGAATCAGAATCCGAGCTCTCAATCATTAAGCAAGCAAATATATCTGCTCCAAAATCTGCACAAAGCACATTCACTGTTATGCAGCACAAAGGAATGGGCCTGGTTTTGTAAATCACTTGTAAATATCACATCAACTCGGTAAGAAGACTATAAAACCTTTACATCATTATATAAACAATTGATGGCAATTTCCTAAAAGACAACAACaggaataaaagaaagatcCTCTGGACATCATCTAACAATCTCGACCACGATCAACTCCTCGTTTACACATAATGACTACAGAAATGCACTATACAGAGAAAATGCGAAGAGGGTTAAAGGATAGTTCAGATCTCAATATTCTTGTCATTTCGACCTCAGATTCTTCAAGAACATACTCTCTTGagataaaaaacaacaaaaaagccatatttatttaatgatatattCTTCTTCATGTGTCTTCAATCTTGCTCACTTGTAATCCAATGAATATTTGAGGGATGCATTTTTGGTGAAAGACTGAAGCACCGCTTCTCATGCATCCCACATAGTAACAGCTAAAGTTGCCTGGAAATTCTCGAAATTTAACAAACTCAAAAGGGGAACTGCTGCATTGCAGGGCACCACACGATTCATCAACATCCTGAAGAATACTTTTTAAGCATGCATTTTGAGAGTAATCCTATCATGCATCCTTCTCTTCATActctccatcatcatcatcagaatcaGCAGACGTAGGTTGCCCGTTAAGATCCACATTCACACCATTCACCTTCCTTACAAACTGTCCTCTAACACGAGGCCTTCTATCAGCAAGTTGTTTTCGATTGACATACCTAATCGTCTTATCAAACCATCGCTCCTTCCTTTTCTGCCTAAACTTCATCAATGCTGCTTCTCTTCTATCCACATTATTCAATTTTACTTCTACTGAAGATGAACCTTCAACCAATGGCCAGGAATGAGAAGTAGACATTTGACCAGCTTGTAAATACATATTAACAGGGTAATAAGGGAATGATGTCATTCCGTTAACATCGGGACAGCATTGCGTAAGATGATGGTACTGGGACGTCATAGCTTCAGATGCACGACTTTGCAAGTCATGAAGATTCTTTGGATACAGTTGTGCTGTTGATGGCATCATAACTTGGTTTACTACTCCTGAAATGCAAAATGGAAATGCAGCTTGTGCAGATAAAGCAGAAACATCAAGTTGATGTTCATTTCTTGGGTGTGAAAGCACTTGAGAGAACTTTTCATTCTTGAAATCCCTTTGCTGTGTGAGTCCCATTGATACAGGCGGGTACAAGACATCTCCATTGAAACAGAATTCAGGACACTACTACTGTGTGGACCATCATCTCCATGTATATGGGGATCCTTAACCATTCTTTGATCAAATCCTTGATGTTTCTCTCCCATCCTCAAATTTTGAGCAGCATTGTCATTGACCCCTTGAGAGCTATTTTTGACCGTGCTCGATTTGACATAAGTAAAGAAGGCAGAAGAATTGCCAATCTTTAGCTCACTCTTCTTTGGGCTAGAACAAAATAGTCCTGCAAGACATCGccataagaatttaaaacaaaagagaaaaaccaatgacaaaaaaggagaaaaagaaacctTTTCTAGTTGGAAGGATGAAAACACCAGGaacaaagaaaatcaaatcCATTTGctcttaaatgatgtttatttttcattactatcAATTCTATGGACATTGCAATGACAGACAATCAACGATCTGCCAGACcaaatacaagaagaaaaagtgggGACAGCATTTTGTATCAAGCATATAAATAAACTAGGGGCAAAaatcttccaaacaaaatagcGTCTATAATATTCACTGCTCCTTATTAATCCCAATAATAAGAGTTtgtcttttaaataaaaaatccaatttAAAACCTGAGCTTAAAATTTCTCAGCCCAGCcttggagagagagatagagaacaATCCCCATCGAATAAAAGAACGCACATTAAAGCTGGGGTTTTAGTGGTgctgggggagagagagattgagagagcaGAGGAAGCTGTGACACACTTATTAATGTGGCTTTGCTGATGCCATCCAGTTTGCAAATTACTGAGTTCCCTTTTGAAATGTATGAAACTGCCATGAAGAAAGCTTAAATAATACAAAAGCAGAGTGATGTTATTATTACTTGGTTTTGCTTAGGAAAAAGTGAATCTAAAAAACCATAGAACATATTAGCAACGGAACAGGCAGCCAGCCCAAATGATTCTCAAAGACTCGCACAATGTCAACTAATGGTACAAATGCATGTTATCTTATAAATTCACGCTGAATGACCTGTTTCAgataaattacacaaaatcaatgcTGATATTTAAATTGCTACACAGAAGACTAAAAAGCTTTTCATGGTAAGGTGGCCCACACATGATATTGGTAAAGTAGAATAGAAATGACTCACCTGTTCGTCGGTCACTAATTCCTGGCACATCAGGCCGATATTCCATTAAATCATTTTGTAGAGGCCCTACAGCAGCAGACTGAGAAGGGAATTCAATGTTGACACCATCAATTCACAGTCTTTGTATGACATTGCAACTATCAGCAGTGTTTGTATGGAATTACatggaaataaaataatcttggCTTATCGCATGAAATTGCAGCCATATCATGGTAAACCTTCACTCCTAATGACTCCCTCAACCAAAACGTTTTGTCGGCCATTAAAAAAAACCGACTTTTATGGGATATCATTTTATGCAttatctttcaaataaaaaggtATAAGTTTCTAAGACtacttgtaacgccccaaacccgggtggcttggagaattactacttgtcactcataatcatgtctcccaacacattcgaagaataatctccaaaaacttcataaatgaaatcaatctcaaatcttctcaataatctcattacaaactccacacaatttttaatgcaataataataaatcaaaggggtccataacctccgggtagtcataacaacccaaccaataatttcataaatctcactgaaacccaagatattactaaaactcaaagagattaaaactaagaacaccagaagtccttcttctatcaacatctcctcagcttaaacacaaacagcaatataatccaggtcctcatttggactctccacatcatctgaaaaatattataatgatagggggtgagttatcaacaactcagtaagcagaaatcatatgctagcatgcagacatgagcatttacaaagtagaacatgccgaacaaaatattttccagagttaacatgcagaacagaacctattttcaaaagtaacagagcgatggttttaagacaagtaaaacccttagtgctttggcataacataaactgagtatcatcatcagatcaaaacagagcatcaaacagagcagagaccatgtttcacccccgtggtagggttgtgctaaccccggttgccaaaccaggcagagacagaggtgaaatatttcctttattcttctcggagccccgagtgtgcacacaggaaagaccacaataaaaccactttgtttccaaagtgggtgcactcagagacagagaagttggtaccaacccaaacagagcagagcataacagagcagagcagagcaaagcagagacggagtcagatacgaaaaccagtacaccatgccaaaggttttcagatgttatatcaaaataatacagagtaccaaaacagaatcagacagtttacacacgctggacacaaaagccagaacatctttctaaataaatgcacaacttttcatattcccaatatcgctctttttctagatttcagaaaccacatgacaaaatttagctcatgtctacacaatgcatgtcagaacatatttttctctttttcgtacagatttcatgagtatacaaataaacgaccgaggttggttttgttttttccaagttctcatttcaccacaaaaatatgcaaagtttttagaaaatcaacctcaatctcaaataattcgtgtaaagcctagcataggaaccccgcttacctgactcctgcagcgcattatctaaaacttgaatacggtctctatccatctcgtcacctattcataaaaataatataaactaaatattaaagtccaacaacacaaaattggtcttagacaacttaagacccaatttctagaccataattcaacAAGTTTAATTCAACttaaacaaccaaataacaatctggacagcccacccttcgacccaaaatattctataccaatctcagtattgtccaatacaagcatcaagaccaatgccaattcaaattccaataactcacacttattccaacaattcgcagtcccaaacaattactaacagtttaaccaacaatactacacaaagcatacttcttcccattcacaactccataacagaaaatataaactaatacctccaaaaattaaactgtactggacaaagaaaattaaattctctTCTAAATAATTTCTCAACTACCAATCCAAATGACCCCCTCTTAcccctcggactcagtccggcacaaccaacaaaaacacagtaaatatgaattagcgcagaaatacatttaaatctcaaaagtactttgggaaaaatacttacaatgctataatataatttttgaaagatcacggaggtgctagaagtggcaacgcagcaacaaaacagtgccaaatgcactgtggctgtgggtctcaaaaactcatttttgaacgggtgcaaacgaagacccgagattgatagggtatgGCTTAggaatgtcggtgaagctaatggtggtggtggttggccgtgggtggcggcgcaataggcggttgaagtgcaaaaacacccaaaacggaaatgttgatggtggggcttcaccggtgacagatcgaaggtggggttgggtccattgggttgctagaaggtcgaggatgatgtggtgagaagatggtggccggaggtggcgcgacggcggcgcagcggcgcaaggaatgccgcggcttcgtgtggtgcgtggaggctaacggcggcgcggctggggctggaaatcggagggagaggtcgccggtgggtgggggtgctgggaagccgggcggtgtcgaccaccgcaggcgcacggcggcgggtcGGGGGCAAACGgcggacgcacgggagagagaaagagagagaggcgcgggagggagaagaaaaaaaaaaaagaaaaagaaagaagaaaagaaaaagaaaaggaaaagaaaaatagagagaaaagaaatgaggtccaatcctcataacttgggttatgaaaatgatccaacggaaaagattttaaaacagctagtgaaataaaatatttcaaacacagtgattaacatgaaaataattaattaaacccaataataagttaatttgatttgagaagaaatttaaacgcataaaaataattaatttacagaaagcacttcaaaaataatttttgtaaactaaaaaaaaatcataaaaataacacaactaaaaaatccaacaattttaaaacaagagaataaattttaaattaataacaaaaaatctttcaattaaaaatacactaaaaatacggggtgttacactactTGCCCTATAAAGTCAAGCAAACTTATCAAAATACAATGACTGACTTTTCAACAAAGCAGATGACATAGTGGGA
This genomic window contains:
- the LOC108997374 gene encoding uncharacterized protein LOC108997374 gives rise to the protein MVALLSLYERNKQDYQKISLHLPPKLPILHLNRCSLLAFPFSASVLLSQAFSPSSSSLIPTIYNRLRALFDAAGFPPSSEFFSLLNIKLSQTIFSSIFALPLTLTFLLITKATIIQALKQNKPALTPSFSSVLNLYSPLLLTHLCNSFLILSANATVFALLFFAFICVEGFGFSSPNCLLLLSAVGAVLYSIVLANTLVVCNLALVVSGMEQCGGWMAILKACIFIRGRTSTALSLALPLNMALAAVEALFHYRVVRAYHFAEKIGSFIALEGMFIVYLYSVIIVLDTILNCMFFKNCKTDSWIDQKGRQYSYWPVEYEEEDNDVDVSLRTIEELP